The following proteins are encoded in a genomic region of Brachypodium distachyon strain Bd21 chromosome 1, Brachypodium_distachyon_v3.0, whole genome shotgun sequence:
- the LOC100836741 gene encoding cytochrome b-c1 complex subunit 8, giving the protein MGKMPVRMKAVVYALSPFQQQVMPGLWKDITTKIHHKVSENWISATLLLTPVVGTYQYAMYYKEQEKLSHRY; this is encoded by the exons aTGGGGAAGATGCCTGTGCGGATGAAGGCGGTGGTGTACGCGCTGTCGCCGTTCCAGCAGCAGGTGATGCCGGGGCTGTGGAAGGACATCACCACCAAGATCCACCACAAGGTGTCGGAGAACTGGATCTCCGCCACGCTCCTCCTCACCCCCGTCGTCGGCACCTACCA ATATGCGATGTACTACAAGGAGCAGGAGAAGCTGTCCCACAGATACTAA
- the LOC106865674 gene encoding uncharacterized protein LOC106865674 yields MIYMLIYVDDIVIASSCSKASAHLLQQLQAAFPIKDLGPLRYFLGIEATATSGGMNLCQQKYAADLLHRAHMEHCRPVSTPMAVQDPLAHDVGTPLQDEDVFRYRSMVGGLQYLTMTRPDISFAVNKVCQYLAAPTDTHWEAVKRILRYVKGTMTTGINILRVLPFSSARKQPTVSRSSTEAEPLKSRGFSRYFENY; encoded by the exons ATGATCTACATGCTCATCTATGTTGACGATATTGTCATTGCCAGCTCGTGCTCCAAGGCGTCTGCTCATCTCCTACAACAACTCCAAGCGGCGTTCCCCATCAAGGATCTCGGCCCTCTGCGTTACTTTCTCGGCAttgaggcgaccgccacttcAGGGGGAATGAATCTGTGCCAACAGAAGTATGCCGCCGATCTTCTTCATCGCGCCCACATGGAACACTGTCGTCCGGTCTCCACGCCAATGGCTGTGCAAGATCCGTTGGCTCATGATGTTGGTACTCCTTTACAAGATGAAGATGTGTTCCGGTATCGCAGCATGGTTGGTGGTCTCCAGTACCTCACCATGACTCGTCCCGATATCTCTTTTGCAGTTAACAAGGTGTGCCAGTACCTTGCTGCTCCTACGGACACACACTGGGAAGCTGTGAAACGGATCCTTCGATATGTCAAGGGCACCATGACAACCGGGATCAACATTCTCCGGGTTTTACCCTTCTCA AGTGCTCGGAAGCAGCCTACGGTCTCACGATCTAGCACGGAGGCGGAGCCGCTGAAGTCTCGTGGGTTCAGTCGCTACTTCGAGAACTACTGA
- the LOC104582231 gene encoding forkhead box protein I3-like — MAAAPPASAPQAPAAPPASTLPAITPLTFTLPDRASPASLEYTPSMEWLLSGPALPMLGEEEDFLVALAPPPPPLYCPIHGHGPCPTRDGTAPRPPSPTLPATPPGIDVNTTAGDDLEDG; from the coding sequence atggccgccgcgcccccggcctcCGCACCCCAGGCGcctgccgcgcccccggcctcAACCTTGCCGGCCATCACGCCGCTGACCTTCACGCTGCCAGACCGCGCGTCGCCGGCCTCCCTAGAGTACACACCCTCCATGGAGTGGTTGTTGTCGGGGCCGGCGCTGCCCATgctcggcgaggaggaggatttCCTGGTCGCACttgcgcctccaccgccgcccctcTACTGCCCTATCCATGGCCATGGACCATGCCCTACGCGCGACGGCACGGCACCACGACCTCCGTCTCCAACTCTGCCGGCGACTCCTCCGGGCATAGACGTCAAcaccaccgccggcgacgacctTGAAGATGGATGA
- the LOC100836123 gene encoding hydroxyproline O-galactosyltransferase HPGT3, translated as METLASAMRRENRRFKPASSSSSAAAGRVPLVMGFLSCLAWVYVAGRLWQDAQTRTVLSSLLEKSSGNLPKALSVDDKLRSLGCTEIGRKIAEAEMDLTKAKSEGYLWGNGTGGTAGSDKKKLLAVIGVYTGFGSRLRRNTFRGSWMPRGDDLKKLEEKGVVIRFVIGRSPNRGDSLDRNINDESRKTNDFLILESHEEAAEELPSKVKFFFSAAIEAWDAEFYVKVDDNINLDLAGLIEMLEGRRGSQGLYMGCMKSGAVVSEEDQQWYEPEWWKFGDSKMYFRHASGSLFILSNNLARYININSASLQSYAHDDISVGSWMMGLNATYVDDDRMCCLSSTQEKVCSSA; from the exons ATGGAGACGCTGGCCAGCGCCATGCGGCGCGAGAACCGCCGCTTCAAGCccgcgtcctcgtcctcctccgccgccgccggcagggtGCCCCTGGTCATGGGCTTCCTCTCCTGCCTCGCCTGGGTCTACGTCGCCGGCCG GCTATGGCAGGACGCGCAGACCCGGACGGTCCTCTCCAGCCTCCTCGAGAAGAGCTCCGGCAAT CTCCCCAAGGCGCTCTCGGTGGACGACAAGCTGAGGAGCCTCGGATGCAC TGAGATCGGGAGGAAGATCGCCGAGGCGGAGATGGACCTTACCAAGGCGAAGAGCGAGGGCTACTTGTGGGGGAATGGGACTGGTGGTACTGCAGGCTCCGACAAGAAGAAGCTCCTCGCCGTCATTGGAGTTTATACTGGTTTTGGTTCCCGGCTCAGGAGGAACACCTTCCGTGGCTCGTGGATGCCCAGAG GTGATGATTTGAAGAAGCTTGAGGAAAAGGGTGTGGTTATTCGTTTTGTTATTGGTCGGAG TCCAAATCGTGGTGATAGCTTGGACCGTAATATCAATGACGAAAGTAGAAAGACAAATGATTTCTTGATCCTG GAAAGTCATGAGGAAGCTGCAGAGGAGTTACCTAGCAAAGTTAAATTCTTTTTCAGTGCGGCAATAGAAGCTTGGGACGCAGAGTTCTATGTCAAAGTTGATGATAACATTAATCTTGACTTGG CTGGGCTAATTGAGATGCTTGAAGGACGTCGAGGTAGCCAAGGTTTGTACATGGGCTGCATGAAGTCCGGAGCTGTCGTGAGTGAAGA GGACCAACAATGGTATGAACCTGAGTGGTGGAAATTTGGAGATTCAAAGAT GTATTTTCGCCATGCTTCTGGTTCTTTATTTATCCTCTCAAACAATTTGGCTCGCTACATCAACATAAACAG TGCGTCGCTGCAAAGCTATGCCCATGATGACATATCAGTTGGTTCATGGATGATGGGCCTTAATGCAACTTATGTTGATGATGACCGTATGTGTTGCCTCAGTTCAACACAAG AAAAAGTCTGTTCCAGTGCATGA
- the LOC100836102 gene encoding DELLA protein GAI gives MRNFLLGWPSMGPANSSLLTGTVPSPSTQAVATTNTNNRVDPPSTHASHHLHPAMSLHEHAAIRLVHILVTCAAAIQAGDYGVAVNNLAEAHTLLATTIPTSSGIGRVTSHFATALAYRLFSASPHSSMPPSSSSPSPNNQAGEQYRQFYDMVPHLKFAHFAANQAILEAFQGHDQVHIIDLAIMRGLQWLPLIQAFSLQSGGPPSIRITGVGPTPTGPHDDIQEVGLLLTEHARVLNVPFSFHSVTCDSLEGLKPWMFHLIHSEAVAINSIFQLHRLLGDPDAASTSLPPPIDTVLGWITAMRPKVFTIVEQEADHNKPELVERFTNALFYYGVAFDSMEAIVPRSQAGTAGLAAEAHLQREIFDIVCNEGSGRVERHETLQCWRGRLRRAGLAQVPLGPNNLRHASMLLRIFSGAGYHVMERGDGLMLAWHGNPLFSVSVWHVMEEELEDNKNNVVRHVTTGAMLSMQ, from the coding sequence ATGAGGAACTTCTTGCTTGGCTGGCCTAGCATGGGTCCTGCTAACTCCTCCCTCCTCACCGGAACGGTTCCTTCTCCGTCCACCCAGGCCGTCGCCACGACCAACACCAACAACCGTGTCGACCCACCATCCACCCACGCATCCCACCACCTCCATCCCGCCATGTCCTTGCACGAGCACGCCGCGATCCGGCTCGTGCACATCCTCGTCACCTGTGCCGCTGCCATCCAGGCCGGCGACTATGGCGTCGCCGTCAACAACCTGGCCGAGGCCCACACCCTCCTTGCCACCACCATCCCCACTTCCTCCGGTATCGGCCGCGTCACCAGCCACTTTGCCACCGCGCTCGCCTACCGCCTCTTCTCGGCATCCCCACACTCCTCCatgccgccttcttcttcctcgccatcGCCCAATAATCAAGCAGGTGAGCAGTACCGCCAGTTCTACGACATGGTTCCTCACCTCAAGTTCGCCCACTTCGCGGCCAACCAAGCCATCCTTGAGGCCTTTCAAGGCCACGATCAAGTGCACATCATCGACCTGGCCATCATGCGTGGTCTCCAGTGGCTTCCCCTCATCCAGGCCTTCTCCCTCCAGTCGGGCGGCCCGCCATCGATCCGCATCACCGGCGTCGGCCCAACACCTACTGGGCCACACGACGATATCCAAGAGGTGGGCCTCCTTCTCACAGAGCACGCACGCGTCTTAAACgtccccttctccttccatAGCGTCACATGCGACAGCCTCGAGGGGCTCAAACCATGGATGTTCCACCTCATTCATAGCGAGGCCGTCGCCATCAACTCCATCTTCCAGCTCCACCGCCTTCTTGGGGACCCAGATGCCGCGTCGActtccctgccgccgcccatcGACACAGTTCTCGGTTGGATCACCGCCATGCGGCCCAAGGTGTTCACCATCGTCGAGCAGGAGGCGGACCACAACAAGCCAGAGCTGGTCGAGAGGTTCACCAACGCTCTCTTCTACTATGGCGTTGCATTCGACTCCATGGAGGCCATCGTGCCAAGGTCCCAGGCCGGCACCGCTGGGCTCGCGGCGGAGGCCCACCTGCAGCGGGAGATCTTTGACATCGTGTGCAACGAGGGAAGTGGCCGGGTCGAGCGCCACGAGACGCTGCAATGCTGGCGGGGCAGGCTGCGTCGGGCCGGGCTTGCCCAGGTGCCGCTCGGGCCCAACAACCTCCGCCATGCGTCCATGCTGCTCCgcatcttctccggcgccgggtACCACGTCATGGAGCGCGGCGACGGCCTCATGCTCGCGTGGCACGGCAACCCGTTGTTCTCAGTGTCGGTGTGGCACGtcatggaggaggagctcgaaGACAACAAGAACAACGTTGTCCGCCATGTGACCACTGGGGCGATGTTATCCATGCAGTGA
- the LOC100835487 gene encoding probable 2-oxoglutarate-dependent dioxygenase ANS, which yields MVVHQAQEHLVQEVAADGSPPSRYVLREHDRPTPATNAAIPTVDVSRLAANDPDEAEKLRSALNTWGLFAVTGHGMPGELLDAILDSTRAFFHLPTHAKHKYSNLVPSDSDDSHNNNNNNKKFQPEGYGVDRVDTDEQILDWCDRLYLQVQPEDERRRQFWPTEPPNLAGLLHDYSLKSQAVAQLILRAMARILGFEESFFVDKVGDESRMPSYARFTYYPPCARPDLVYGLKPHTDNSVVTVLLLDKRVGGLQVRQPLGDLAVAGEEEEGARWVDVPAMGGHELLVVVGDEMEIMSNAAFRAPVHRVVVSAEERMSLVVFYQPEPHRALEPARELVDEERPARYKTLQAKTFADGFWDAFALGERTIDFLKVKVGEDGGGGGGDQPNAPAAVPGA from the coding sequence ATGGTGGTCCACCAAGCTCAGGAGCACCTGGTCCAGGAGGTTGCCGCGGACGGCTCGCCGCCGAGCCGCTACGTGCTGCGAGAGCACGACCGCCCGACGCCGGCCACCAACGCCGCCATCCCCACCGTGGACGTGAGCCGCCTGGCCGCTAACGACCCCGACGAGGCCGAGAAGCTCCGCTCGGCTCTCAACACCTGGGGCCTCTTTGCCGTGACCGGCCACGGCATGCCGGGGGAGCTCCTGGACGCCATCCTCGACTCCACCCGCGCCTTCTTCCACCTCCCGACGCACGCCAAGCACAAGTACTCCAACCTCGTCCCCTCCGACTCCGATGACTcccacaacaacaacaacaacaacaagaagttCCAGCCGGAGGGCTACGGCGTGGACCGGGTGGACACGGACGAGCAGATCCTGGACTGGTGCGACCGGCTCTACCTCCAGGTCCAGCCCGAggacgagcgccggcgccagTTCTGGCCAACCGAACCGCCGAACCTCGCCGGGCTCCTCCACGACTACAGCCTCAAGAGCCAGGCCGTGGCGCAACTCATCCTCCGCGCCATGGCGAGAATCCTGGGCTTCGAAGAGTCTTTCTTCGTGGACAAAGTCGGGGACGAGAGCCGGATGCCGTCGTACGCGCGGTTCACGTACTACCCGCCGTGCGCGCGCCCGGACCTCGTCTACGGGCTCAAGCCCCACACCGACAACTCCGTCGTcaccgtgctcctcctcgacaAGCGCGTCGGCGGCCTCCAGGTGCGGCAGCCGCTCGGTGatctcgccgtcgccggagaagaagaagaaggagcgaGGTGGGTGGACGTGCCGGCGATGGGCGGCCAcgagctgctggtggtggtgggggacGAGATGGAGATCATGAGCAACGCGGCGTTCAGGGCGCCCGTGCACCGCGTGGTGGTCAGCGCCGAGGAGAGGATGTCGCTCGTGGTTTTCTACCAGCCGGAGCCGCACCGGGCGCTGGAGCCCGCCAGGGAGCTCGTGGACGAGGAGCGGCCGGCGAGGTACAAGACGCTGCAGGCCAAGACGTTTGCGGATGGGTTCTGGGACGCCTTCGCGCTCGGCGAGCGCACCATTGATTTCCTCAAGGTCAAGGTcggcgaagacggcggcggcggtggcggtgatcaGCCGAATGCGCCGGCCGCGGTTCCCGGAGCTTga
- the LOC100836430 gene encoding proteasome subunit alpha type-4-1 produces the protein MSRRYDSRTTIFSPEGRLYQVEYAMEAIGNAGSALGILASDGVVLVGEKKVTSKLLQASRSAEKMYKVDSHLACAVAGIMSDANILINTARLHAQRYALSYQEPIPVEQLVQSLCDTKQGYTQFGGLRPFGVSFLFAGWDRTHGFQLYMSDPSGNYGGWKAAAVGANSQAAQSMLKQDYRDGMTREEAVALALKVLSKTMDSTSLTAEKLELAEVFLQPGTGEVQYQLCSPDAMGKLLAKAGLTQPAPEA, from the coding sequence atgTCTCGCCGCTACGACAGCCGCACCACGATCTTCTCCCCGGAGGGCCGGCTGTACCAGGTGGAGTACGCGATGGAGGCCATCGGCAACGCCGGGTCGGCGCTCGGCATCCTGGCGTCCGACGGCGTGGTCCTCGTCGGCGAGAAGAAGGTCACCTCCAAGCTCCTCCAGGCCTCCCGCTCCGCCGAGAAGATGTACAAGGtcgactcccacctcgcctgcgccgtgGCCGGCATCATGTCCGACGCCAACATCCTCATCAAcaccgcccgcctccacgcccaGCGCTACGCGCTCTCCTACCAGGAGCCCATCCCCGTCGAGCAGCTCGTCCAGTCCCTCTGCGACACCAAGCAGGGATACACCCAGTTCGGCGGCCTCCGCCCCTTCGGGGTCTCCTTCCTCTTCGCCGGCTGGGACAGGACCCACGGCTTCCAGCTCTACATGAGCGACCCCTCGGGGAATTACGGCGGATggaaggccgccgccgtcggggcCAACAGCCAGGCCGCTCAGTCCATGCTCAAGCAGGACTACCGCGACGGCATGACCCGCGAGGAGGCCGTCGCCCTCGCTCTCAAGGTCCTCAGCAAGACCATGGATTCCACTAGTTTGACAGCTGAGAAGTTGGAGCTGGCCGAGGTTTTCCTGCAGCCGGGCACCGGGGAGGTGCAGTACCAGCTGTGCTCCCCGGATGCCATGGGGAAGCTGCTCGCCAAAGCCGGGCTCACACAACCGGCGCCGGAGGCATGA
- the LOC100835818 gene encoding protein SRG1, producing MEISAGPGRATPSTKTVQELAGGLSSPQVPARYVARGHHHGPAAAPAPVPVIDLGLLCCNQAAAAAAEAEKLRLALESWGLFLVTNHGVDAGLMDGMMSASRDFFRLPQEEKQRYTNLVDGERFQLEGYGTDRVSSPEQILDWSDRLYLKVDPEADRSPALWPAHPQSFRDLLHEFTGKCRAVKDVLLPAMARLLELDDHGYFLDQLGAGDGKAADTYARFSYYPECPRPELVFGLKPHSDGTVLSVLMVDDTVGGLQVLGDGVWWDVPVVPGTLLINLGDQTEIMSNGIFKSPVHRVVTNAEKERLSVALFYSVDPEREIEPAAQLVDEKRPAKYRKVKVKDYIAGLYENLSQGTMVIDTVKI from the exons ATGGAGATCAGCGCGGGGCCAGGGAGAGCGACGCCGTCGACCAAGACGGTgcaggagctcgccggcggccttAGCTCGCCCCAAGTGCCAGCCCGTTACGTCGCGCGGGGCCACCACCACGGCCCGGCAGCCGCCCCGGCTCCGGTCCCTGTCATCGACCTCGGCCTTCTGTGCTGCaaccaggccgccgccgccgccgccgaagccgaaAAGCTCCGGCTGGCGCTCGAGTCCTGGGGCCTCTTCCTGGTGACCAACCACGGTGTAGACGCCGGCCTGATGGACGGCATGATGTCCGCGTCGAGAGACTTCTTCCGGCTGCCGCAAGAAGAGAAGCAGAGGTACACGAACCTGGTCGACGGCGAGCGGTTCCAGCTCGAGGGGTACGGCACCGACCGCGTGAGCTCGCCGGAGCAGATCCTGGACTGGTCCGACCGCCTCTACCTCAAGGTGGACCCCGAGGCCGACCGGAGCCCCGCGCTCTGGCCGGCGCACCCCCAATCCTTCAG GGATCTGCTGCACGAGTTCACCGGGAAATGCAGGGCGGTGAAGGACGTGCTGCTGCCGGCAATGGCGAGGCTGCTGGAGCTTGACGACCACGGATACTTCCTGGACCAGCTTGGAGCTGGAGACGGGAAGGCTGCTGACACTTACGCGAGGTTCAGTTACTACCCGGAGTGTCCGAGGCCGGAGCTCGTCTTCGGCCTCAAGCCTCACTCCGACGGGACAGTTCTGTCAGTCCTCATGGTGGATGACACCGTCGGCGGGCTTCAGGTCCTCGGAGACGGCGTGTGGTGGGATGTCCCCGTCGTTCCCGGTACCCTGCTGATCAACCTCGGAGACCAAACCGAG ATAATGAGCAACGGGATCTTCAAAAGCCCTGTGCACAGGGTCGTGACGAATGCCGAGAAGGAAAGGCTGTCCGTGGCTCTGTTCTACTCCGTTGACCCCGAAAGGGAAATCGAGCCGGCGGCTCAGCTAGTCGACGAGAAGAGACCGGCGAAGTACAGGAAAGTCAAGGTCAAAGACTACATCGCTGGGCTCTATGAAAATTTATCTCAAGGGACAATGGTTATCGATACAGTCAAGATATAG
- the LOC100835795 gene encoding probable glycosyltransferase At5g25310 produces MSCSGCNRPGAPGVHMAAASSHLLAVVALFGFFLIFLAVGSRAEAVTAEQLSSPPSSSPQLTTDLTTRGAGTARRRRPSVERELDAARAAIRRAARRGHADHGGGNASSDWFHGGDSSAEHARLARVYRNPAAFHRSYVEMERRFKVHVYAEGEPPILHAGPCKNIYTIEGRFIEQLELMSPGGAGVRTWDPERAHAFFLPFSVSQMVQFAYVPLSYDRAPLRALVADYVRVVAARHRFWNRSSGADHFMLSCHDWGPEASRGDPELYGNGIRALCNANTSEGFRPGKDVSIPEINLYDGDTPRQLLLPAPGLSERPYLAFFAGGRHGHVRDLLLREWKGRDPDNFPVYEYDLPTTTNTTGGGDKQHDYYSYMQRARFCLCPSGHEVASPRVVEAIHAGCVPVLVSDGYAPPFADVLRWEGFSVSVPVADIPRLREVLESIPAAEVERLRDGGRLVKQHFTLRQPPERLDMFHMILHSVWLRRLNFRLNDHLSS; encoded by the exons ATGTCTTGTTCTGGATGCAACCGGCCGGGAGCCCCGGGCGTGCACATGGCTGCTGCTTCATCGCACTTGCTTGCCGTCGTCGCACTCTtcggcttcttcctcatcttcctcgccGTCGGTAGCCGCGCCGAGGCGGTGACCGCCGAGCAGTTatcgtcgccgccgtcttcctcgccgCAACTGACCACCGACCTCACCACG AGGGGCGCCGgaacggcgaggaggaggaggccgagcgTGGAGCGGGAGCTCGACGCGGCGCGAGCCGCGAtacggcgcgcggcgcggcgaggccaTGCCGatcacggcggcggcaatgcCAGCTCGGACTGGTTCCACGGCGGCGACTCCTCCGCGGAGCACGCCCGGCTGGCGCGCGTGTACCGCAACCCGGCAGCGTTCCACCGGAGCTACGTGGAGATGGAGAGGCGGTTCAAGGTGCACGTGTACGCGGAAGGGGAGCCGCCGATCCTGCACGCGGGGCCCTGCAAGAACATCTACACCATCGAGGGCCGCTTCATCGAGCAGCTGGAGCTCATGtcccccggcggcgccggcgtccggACGTGGGACCCCGAGCGCGCCcacgccttcttcctccccttcaGCGTCTCCCAGATGGTGCAGTTCGCGTACGTGCCCCTCTCCTACGACCGCGCCCCGCTCCgcgccctcgtcgccgacTACGTccgcgtcgtcgccgcccgccACCGCTTCTGGAAccgctcctccggcgccgaccacTTCATGCTCTCCTGCCACGACTGG GGTCCGGAGGCGTCGAGAGGGGACCCGgagttgtacggcaacggcaTCCGCGCGCTCTGCAACGCCAACACCTCGGAGGGGTTCCGGCCGGGCAAGGACGTGAGCATCCCAGAGATCAACCTCTACGACGGCGACACGCCGCGGCAGCTTCTGTTGCCGGCGCCGGGGCTGTCCGAACGGCCCTACCTAGCCTTCTTCGCCGGCGGGCGGCATGGTCACGTCCgggacctcctcctccgggaATGGAAAGGCCGCGACCCGGACAACTTCCCCGTATACGAGTACGAcctccccaccaccaccaacaccaccggcggcggcgacaagcAGCACGACTACTACTCCTACATGCAGCGGGCTCGCTTCTGCCTCTGCCCGAGCGGGCACGAGGTGGCGAGCCCGCGCGTGGTGGAGGCCATCCACGCCGGGTGCGTCCCCGTGCTCGTGTCGGACGGCTACGCGCCGCCCTTCGCCGACGTGCTCCGGTGGGAGGGGTTCTCGGTGTCCGTGCCGGTCGCCGATATCCCGAGGCTCAGGGAGGTGCTGGAGAGCAtaccggcggcggaggtggagcggcTCCGGGATGGGGGCCGGCTCGTGAAGCAGCACTTCACGCTGCGCCAGCCGCCGGAGCGGCTCGACATGTTCCACATGATCCTGCACTCTGTCTGGCTCAGGAGGCTCAACTTTAGACTCAACGACCACCTCAGTTCCTGA